In Vigna unguiculata cultivar IT97K-499-35 chromosome 3, ASM411807v1, whole genome shotgun sequence, a single genomic region encodes these proteins:
- the LOC114178414 gene encoding YTH domain-containing protein ECT4-like isoform X1, which translates to MATVANPADQATDLLQKLTLETQPKALEMPEPTKKATGNQYGSVDSGNAANGQIPSYDRSVTPVLQDFIDPTVCYLPNGYPSTAYYYGGYDGTGNEWDDYSRYVNSEGVEMTSGVYGDNGSLVYHHGYGYAPYGPYSPAGSPVPTMGNDGQLYGPQHYQYPPYFQPLTPTSAPFTPTPAVLPQGEVSTSVGADQKTLPVEAANGNSNGVANGGNAKGNNSVAPVKQANQNSSYSSKASNERVPMPGRGPTSGYQDPRFGFDGVRSPIPWLDAPLFSDGQPRPVSSSAITPTISGGNNNASRNQTFRPNSQFMGLHHPRPMPAMGATHNFINRMYPNKLYGQYGSTVRSGMGYGTHGYDTRTNGRAWLAVDSKYKTRGRSGGYFGYGNENVDGLNELNRGPRAKGGKNQKGFAPTVLAVKGQNLPATLSTDEEKDKTSTVPDRDQYNKADFPEEYADAKFFVIKSYSEDDIHKSIKYNVWASTQNGNKKLDAAYQEAQQKPGGCPVFLFFSVNTSGQFVGLAEMIGPVDFNKSVEYWQQDKWNGCFPLKWHIVKDVPNNLLRHITLDNNENKPVTNSRDTQEVMLEPGLKLIKIFKEYTSKTCILDDFGFYEARQKTILEKKAKQQYPKQVWEGKPTDEKVEVNGEVTIQKSESELLKESNLAEKDGEEPKVAENGSISKTGEAPKGAKPVVSEGKVALGSNGIANGC; encoded by the exons ATGGCTACCGTTGCTAATCCCGCGGATC AAGCAACTGATTTGCTGCAGAAGCTAACGCTAGAAACTCAGCCTAAGGCCTTGGAGATGCCTGAACCCACCAAGAAG GCCACTGGGAATCAGTATGGATCAGTTGATTCAGGAAATGCTGCAAATGGCCAGATCCCGTCGTACGATCGGTCTGTGACCCCAGTGTTACAAGATTTCATTGATCCTACTGTGTGTTACCTCCCAAATGGTTATCCGTCTACTGCATATTATTATGGTG GTTATGACGGAACTGGTAACGAGTGGGATGATTATTCTAGATATGTGAATTCGGAAGGAGTTGAGATGACTTCG GGAGTTTATGGGGATAACGGGTCTCTAGTTTATCACCATGGGTATGGATATGCTCCCTATGGCCCCTATTCGCCAGCAGGGTCTCCAGTTCCAACCATGGGTAATGATGGTCAGTTGTACGGGCCTCAACATTATCAGTATCCTCCCTATTTTCAACCGTTAACACCAACAAGTGCGCCATTCACACCTACTCCTGCTGTCCTTCCTCAGGGTGAGGTTTCGACCTCAGTTGGTGCCGATCAAAAGACTCTCCCTGTCGAAGCAGCCAATGGAAATTCTAATGGTGTAGCAAACGGTGGCAATGCTAAAGGTAATAATTCTGTTGCTCCTGTTAAACAGGCCAATCAGAATTCATCTTATAGTTCCAAAGCTTCAAATGAAAGGGTTCCTATGCCAGGTCGTGGTCCAACTTCAGGTTATCAAGATCCAAGATTTGGTTTTGATGGAGTACGATCACCAATCCCATGGCTAGACGCCCCACTATTTTCAGATGGGCAGCCAAGGCCTGTGAGTAGCTCAGCCATCACTCCCACAATATCAGGTGGCAACAACAATGCTTCAAGGAACCAGACTTTTCGTCCTAATTCTCAATTTATG GGCTTGCACCATCCGAGACCAATGCCTGCCATGGGTGCCACCCATAACTTCATAAATAGGAtgtatccaaacaagttatatgGTCAATACGGGAGCACTGTCAGATCTGGAATGGGTTATGGAACACATGGGTATGATACCCGCACTAATGGAAGGGCTTGGTTAGCTGTTGACAGTAAGTACAAAACCAGGGGAAGAAGTGGTGGTTACTTTGGCTATGGCAATGAGAATGTAGATGGTTTGAATGAACTAAACAGAGGACCTAGGGCTAAAGGTGGTAAGAACCAGAAGGGTTTTGCACCAACTGTTCTAGCAGTGAAAGGCCAGAATTTACCAGCAACTCTAAGTACAGATGAGGAGAAAGACAAAACTAGCACTGTTCCTGACAGAGATCAATACAACAAAGCTGATTTTCCAGAGGAATATGCCGATGCCAAATTTTTTGTCATCAAGTCTTACAGCGAGGATGATATTCACAAGAGCATAAAATACAACGTGTGGGCCAGTACACAAAATGGCAACAAAAAGCTTGATGCTGCATACCAGGAGGCACAGCAGAAACCTGGTGGCTGCCCTGTATTCCTATTCTTCTCA GTTAATACCAGTGGCCAATTCGTGGGGCTTGCTGAAATGATTGGTCCTGTTGATTTTAATAAGAGTGTTGAGTATTGGCAGCAAGACAAGTGGAATGGTTGTTTTCCTTTAAAGTGGCACATTGTTAAGGATGTACCTAACAATTTGTTGAGGCACATTACGCTGGACAACAATGAGAACAAACCTGTCACAAACAGTCGGGATACCCAAGAG GTAATGTTGGAGCCTGGGttgaaattaatcaaaatctTCAAGGAATATACCAGCAAGACATGCATTCTGGATGATTTTGGGTTTTATGAGGCCCGTCAGAAGACTATTTTGGAGAAGAAAGCAAAGCAACAATACCCAAAGCAG GTGTGGGAAGGGAAACCTACAGATGAGAAGGTTGAGGTAAATGGTGAAGTTACTATTCAAAAGTCTGAATCAGAGTTGCTGAAGGAGTCTAACCTTGCTGAAAAGGATGGCGAAGAGCCGAAAGTTGCCGAGAATGGATCTATTTCAAAAACTGGAGAGGCCCCAAAGGGTGCTAAACCAGTTGTTTCTGAGGGTAAGGTTGCGTTAGGCAGCAATGGGATTGCTAATGGTTGCTAA
- the LOC114176492 gene encoding kxDL motif-containing protein 1 has protein sequence MSSEKESESRKWSSEEISREFKTLVNSGDLHSLSHMQHTILGRLQDSNAVLSHFNDFSQNCIAEISGDIARHTRVLKSVKSDLDYIFQKLRSMKSKIMATYPDAFPEDSTGEVIDDRRPDLEMPK, from the exons ATGTCGTCAGAGAAGGAATCGGAGTCTCGGAAATGGAGTTCTGAAGAGATTTCGCGCGAATTCAAAACCCTGGTTAATTCCGGTGATCTTCACTCGCTTAGCCACATGCAACACACCAT ATTGGGAAGGTTGCAGGACAGCAATGCGGTGTTGTCGCACTTCAACGATTTCTCTCAAAACTGCATTGCTGAGATTTCCGGTGACATTGCTAGACACACGCGCGTATTGAAATCTGTCAAGTCTGATCTTGATTATATTTTTCAGAAACTCAG GAGTATGAAATCAAAAATTATGGCAACTTATCCTGATGCATTTCCTGAAGACTCAACGGGCGAAGTGATTGATGATCGGAGACCAGACCTTGAAATGCCCAAGTAA
- the LOC114178414 gene encoding YTH domain-containing protein ECT4-like isoform X2, producing MATVANPADQATDLLQKLTLETQPKALEMPEPTKKATGNQYGSVDSGNAANGQIPSYDRSVTPVLQDFIDPTVCYLPNGYPSTAYYYGGYDGTGNEWDDYSRYVNSEGVEMTSGVYGDNGSLVYHHGYGYAPYGPYSPAGSPVPTMGNDGQLYGPQHYQYPPYFQPLTPTSAPFTPTPAVLPQGEVSTSVGADQKTLPVEAANGNSNGVANGGNAKGRGPTSGYQDPRFGFDGVRSPIPWLDAPLFSDGQPRPVSSSAITPTISGGNNNASRNQTFRPNSQFMGLHHPRPMPAMGATHNFINRMYPNKLYGQYGSTVRSGMGYGTHGYDTRTNGRAWLAVDSKYKTRGRSGGYFGYGNENVDGLNELNRGPRAKGGKNQKGFAPTVLAVKGQNLPATLSTDEEKDKTSTVPDRDQYNKADFPEEYADAKFFVIKSYSEDDIHKSIKYNVWASTQNGNKKLDAAYQEAQQKPGGCPVFLFFSVNTSGQFVGLAEMIGPVDFNKSVEYWQQDKWNGCFPLKWHIVKDVPNNLLRHITLDNNENKPVTNSRDTQEVMLEPGLKLIKIFKEYTSKTCILDDFGFYEARQKTILEKKAKQQYPKQVWEGKPTDEKVEVNGEVTIQKSESELLKESNLAEKDGEEPKVAENGSISKTGEAPKGAKPVVSEGKVALGSNGIANGC from the exons ATGGCTACCGTTGCTAATCCCGCGGATC AAGCAACTGATTTGCTGCAGAAGCTAACGCTAGAAACTCAGCCTAAGGCCTTGGAGATGCCTGAACCCACCAAGAAG GCCACTGGGAATCAGTATGGATCAGTTGATTCAGGAAATGCTGCAAATGGCCAGATCCCGTCGTACGATCGGTCTGTGACCCCAGTGTTACAAGATTTCATTGATCCTACTGTGTGTTACCTCCCAAATGGTTATCCGTCTACTGCATATTATTATGGTG GTTATGACGGAACTGGTAACGAGTGGGATGATTATTCTAGATATGTGAATTCGGAAGGAGTTGAGATGACTTCG GGAGTTTATGGGGATAACGGGTCTCTAGTTTATCACCATGGGTATGGATATGCTCCCTATGGCCCCTATTCGCCAGCAGGGTCTCCAGTTCCAACCATGGGTAATGATGGTCAGTTGTACGGGCCTCAACATTATCAGTATCCTCCCTATTTTCAACCGTTAACACCAACAAGTGCGCCATTCACACCTACTCCTGCTGTCCTTCCTCAGGGTGAGGTTTCGACCTCAGTTGGTGCCGATCAAAAGACTCTCCCTGTCGAAGCAGCCAATGGAAATTCTAATGGTGTAGCAAACGGTGGCAATGCTAAAG GTCGTGGTCCAACTTCAGGTTATCAAGATCCAAGATTTGGTTTTGATGGAGTACGATCACCAATCCCATGGCTAGACGCCCCACTATTTTCAGATGGGCAGCCAAGGCCTGTGAGTAGCTCAGCCATCACTCCCACAATATCAGGTGGCAACAACAATGCTTCAAGGAACCAGACTTTTCGTCCTAATTCTCAATTTATG GGCTTGCACCATCCGAGACCAATGCCTGCCATGGGTGCCACCCATAACTTCATAAATAGGAtgtatccaaacaagttatatgGTCAATACGGGAGCACTGTCAGATCTGGAATGGGTTATGGAACACATGGGTATGATACCCGCACTAATGGAAGGGCTTGGTTAGCTGTTGACAGTAAGTACAAAACCAGGGGAAGAAGTGGTGGTTACTTTGGCTATGGCAATGAGAATGTAGATGGTTTGAATGAACTAAACAGAGGACCTAGGGCTAAAGGTGGTAAGAACCAGAAGGGTTTTGCACCAACTGTTCTAGCAGTGAAAGGCCAGAATTTACCAGCAACTCTAAGTACAGATGAGGAGAAAGACAAAACTAGCACTGTTCCTGACAGAGATCAATACAACAAAGCTGATTTTCCAGAGGAATATGCCGATGCCAAATTTTTTGTCATCAAGTCTTACAGCGAGGATGATATTCACAAGAGCATAAAATACAACGTGTGGGCCAGTACACAAAATGGCAACAAAAAGCTTGATGCTGCATACCAGGAGGCACAGCAGAAACCTGGTGGCTGCCCTGTATTCCTATTCTTCTCA GTTAATACCAGTGGCCAATTCGTGGGGCTTGCTGAAATGATTGGTCCTGTTGATTTTAATAAGAGTGTTGAGTATTGGCAGCAAGACAAGTGGAATGGTTGTTTTCCTTTAAAGTGGCACATTGTTAAGGATGTACCTAACAATTTGTTGAGGCACATTACGCTGGACAACAATGAGAACAAACCTGTCACAAACAGTCGGGATACCCAAGAG GTAATGTTGGAGCCTGGGttgaaattaatcaaaatctTCAAGGAATATACCAGCAAGACATGCATTCTGGATGATTTTGGGTTTTATGAGGCCCGTCAGAAGACTATTTTGGAGAAGAAAGCAAAGCAACAATACCCAAAGCAG GTGTGGGAAGGGAAACCTACAGATGAGAAGGTTGAGGTAAATGGTGAAGTTACTATTCAAAAGTCTGAATCAGAGTTGCTGAAGGAGTCTAACCTTGCTGAAAAGGATGGCGAAGAGCCGAAAGTTGCCGAGAATGGATCTATTTCAAAAACTGGAGAGGCCCCAAAGGGTGCTAAACCAGTTGTTTCTGAGGGTAAGGTTGCGTTAGGCAGCAATGGGATTGCTAATGGTTGCTAA